A window of the Lagopus muta isolate bLagMut1 chromosome 1, bLagMut1 primary, whole genome shotgun sequence genome harbors these coding sequences:
- the HSPA13 gene encoding heat shock 70 kDa protein 13 isoform X2, whose protein sequence is MPTPKVIGIDLGTTYCSVGVFLPGTGQVKVIADENGHNSIPSIVSFTDRDVYVGYDGLELADANPQNTIYDAKRFIGKIFTSEELKSESSRYPFKIFNNNGSAEFSVTTNETFRVTPEHIGSQLLLKLKRMAEDHLGVPISKAVISVPAEFDERQRNATVKAANLAGLEILRVINEPTAAAMAYGLHKADVFNVLVVDLGGGTLDVSLLNKQGGMFLTRAMAGNNKLGGQDFNQRLMQHLYDQLNQVYGSLPSRKEEIHRLRQAVEAVKLNLTIHEASTLRVSLTVPERKLTKELPESDVKPNTVPNSKPSQKTKDLQNLGDASDGENSFVKVVFEREISRKLFEMLNEDLFKKILVPIEQVLKEGHLHEEEVDEIVLVGGSTRIPKIREVIRDFFGKEPNTSVDPDLAVVMGVAIQAGIVGGSWPLQVSAIEIPNKHLRKTNFN, encoded by the exons ATGCCCACACCAAAAGTAATTGGGATTGATCTTGGCACAACTTACTGCTCTGTAGGTGTCTTTCTTCCTGGAACAGGGCAGGTGAAGGTTATTGCAGATGAAAACGGGCACAACAGCATTCCAAGTATAGTGTCTTTCACGGACAGAGATGTATACGTCGGATATGATGGCCTAGAACTTGCTGATGCAAATCCTCAGAATACTATATATGATGCAAAAAGATTCATTGGGAAAATCTTCACTTCAGAAGAACTGAAGAGTGAAAGTAGCAGGTATCCATTTAAG ATTTTCAACAACAATGGATCAGCTGAATTTTCTGTGACAACTAATGAAACCTTTCGTGTCACTCCGGAGCATATCGGCTCTCAGCTGCTACTGAAATTGAAGAGAATGGCAGAAGACCATCTTGGTGTGCCCATTTCGAAGGCAGTCATCTCTGTGCCAGCAGAGTTTGATGAAAGGCAACGGAATGCCACTGTTAAGGCTGCTAACCTTGCAG GGCTAGAAATCCTGCGAGTAATCAATGAACCCACAGCTGCGGCTATGGCTTATGGACTCCACAAAGCTGATGTGTTTAATGTCCTGGTGGTAGATTTGGGTGGAGGAACTTTGGATGTGTCTCTGCTGAACAAGCAGGGAGGGATGTTCCTCACACGAGCCATGGCAG GTAATAACAAACTTGGAGGACAAGATTTTAATCAGAGGTTGATGCAGCATTTATACGATCAACTCAATCAAGTATATGGTTCTCTGCcatcaagaaaagaagaaatacatcgCCTCAGACAGGCTGTGGAAGCAGTTAAGCTGAATTTGACTATTCATGAGGCATCTACATTAAGGGTGTCATTGACTGTGCCAGAAAGGAAGCTTACAAAAGAACTGCCTGAAAGTGATGTAAAGCCTAATACTGTTCCTAACAGCAAGCCTTCACAGAAAACGAAAGACTTGCAAAATCTTGGAGATGCTTCAGATGGAGAAAACAGCTTTGTCAAAGTtgtgtttgaaagagaaatttctAGGAAACTATTTGAGATGTTGAACGAGGACCTTTTTAAGAAAATTCTTGTTCCCATTGAACAGGTGTTGAAGGAAGGCCACCTCCACGAAGAGGAAGTGGATGAAATTGTGTTAGTTGGGGGCTCCACCCGGATTCCTAAAATACGTGAAGTTATTCGGGATTTCTTTGGAAAGGAACCCAACACCTCCGTAGACCCTGATCTAGCAGTTGTAATGGGTGTAGCTATCCAAGCAGGAATTGTTGGTGGGTCCTGGCCTCTCCAAGTAAGCGCAATAGAAATTCCCAATAAGCATTTACGAAAGactaattttaattaa
- the HSPA13 gene encoding heat shock 70 kDa protein 13 isoform X1 yields the protein MAGQMAVLGSAILALLLAGYLAQQYLPMPTPKVIGIDLGTTYCSVGVFLPGTGQVKVIADENGHNSIPSIVSFTDRDVYVGYDGLELADANPQNTIYDAKRFIGKIFTSEELKSESSRYPFKIFNNNGSAEFSVTTNETFRVTPEHIGSQLLLKLKRMAEDHLGVPISKAVISVPAEFDERQRNATVKAANLAGLEILRVINEPTAAAMAYGLHKADVFNVLVVDLGGGTLDVSLLNKQGGMFLTRAMAGNNKLGGQDFNQRLMQHLYDQLNQVYGSLPSRKEEIHRLRQAVEAVKLNLTIHEASTLRVSLTVPERKLTKELPESDVKPNTVPNSKPSQKTKDLQNLGDASDGENSFVKVVFEREISRKLFEMLNEDLFKKILVPIEQVLKEGHLHEEEVDEIVLVGGSTRIPKIREVIRDFFGKEPNTSVDPDLAVVMGVAIQAGIVGGSWPLQVSAIEIPNKHLRKTNFN from the exons ATGGCCGGGCAGATGGCGGTGCTGG GCTCGGCAATTCTGGCTCTTCTGCTAGCTGGCTATCTAGCTCAACAGTATTTACCAATGCCCACACCAAAAGTAATTGGGATTGATCTTGGCACAACTTACTGCTCTGTAGGTGTCTTTCTTCCTGGAACAGGGCAGGTGAAGGTTATTGCAGATGAAAACGGGCACAACAGCATTCCAAGTATAGTGTCTTTCACGGACAGAGATGTATACGTCGGATATGATGGCCTAGAACTTGCTGATGCAAATCCTCAGAATACTATATATGATGCAAAAAGATTCATTGGGAAAATCTTCACTTCAGAAGAACTGAAGAGTGAAAGTAGCAGGTATCCATTTAAG ATTTTCAACAACAATGGATCAGCTGAATTTTCTGTGACAACTAATGAAACCTTTCGTGTCACTCCGGAGCATATCGGCTCTCAGCTGCTACTGAAATTGAAGAGAATGGCAGAAGACCATCTTGGTGTGCCCATTTCGAAGGCAGTCATCTCTGTGCCAGCAGAGTTTGATGAAAGGCAACGGAATGCCACTGTTAAGGCTGCTAACCTTGCAG GGCTAGAAATCCTGCGAGTAATCAATGAACCCACAGCTGCGGCTATGGCTTATGGACTCCACAAAGCTGATGTGTTTAATGTCCTGGTGGTAGATTTGGGTGGAGGAACTTTGGATGTGTCTCTGCTGAACAAGCAGGGAGGGATGTTCCTCACACGAGCCATGGCAG GTAATAACAAACTTGGAGGACAAGATTTTAATCAGAGGTTGATGCAGCATTTATACGATCAACTCAATCAAGTATATGGTTCTCTGCcatcaagaaaagaagaaatacatcgCCTCAGACAGGCTGTGGAAGCAGTTAAGCTGAATTTGACTATTCATGAGGCATCTACATTAAGGGTGTCATTGACTGTGCCAGAAAGGAAGCTTACAAAAGAACTGCCTGAAAGTGATGTAAAGCCTAATACTGTTCCTAACAGCAAGCCTTCACAGAAAACGAAAGACTTGCAAAATCTTGGAGATGCTTCAGATGGAGAAAACAGCTTTGTCAAAGTtgtgtttgaaagagaaatttctAGGAAACTATTTGAGATGTTGAACGAGGACCTTTTTAAGAAAATTCTTGTTCCCATTGAACAGGTGTTGAAGGAAGGCCACCTCCACGAAGAGGAAGTGGATGAAATTGTGTTAGTTGGGGGCTCCACCCGGATTCCTAAAATACGTGAAGTTATTCGGGATTTCTTTGGAAAGGAACCCAACACCTCCGTAGACCCTGATCTAGCAGTTGTAATGGGTGTAGCTATCCAAGCAGGAATTGTTGGTGGGTCCTGGCCTCTCCAAGTAAGCGCAATAGAAATTCCCAATAAGCATTTACGAAAGactaattttaattaa